A portion of the Acetobacter aceti NBRC 14818 genome contains these proteins:
- a CDS encoding type II toxin-antitoxin system YafQ family toxin — MRTIERTTAFKRDFKRVAKGPHRAALDTDLRRIIELLVVDAALEIRHRDHALTGNWKDYRDCHVKPDLVLIYRLIEADRLVLVRLGSHSELDL, encoded by the coding sequence ATGCGGACGATTGAGCGCACGACGGCCTTCAAGCGTGATTTCAAACGGGTGGCGAAGGGGCCGCATCGGGCTGCCTTGGACACCGATCTGCGGCGAATTATCGAGCTTCTGGTGGTCGATGCGGCATTGGAAATCCGGCATCGCGACCATGCCCTGACAGGCAACTGGAAGGACTATCGGGACTGCCATGTGAAGCCCGATCTGGTGCTGATCTATCGCCTCATTGAGGCCGATCGCCTGGTTCTGGTGCGACTGGGCTCCCATTCGGAACTCGACCTCTAG
- a CDS encoding type II toxin-antitoxin system RelB/DinJ family antitoxin — protein MAVSRMVQARVPGEIQEAANQVIHAAGLTVSDVVRVLMTRIAQDKVIPAALFQPNAETLAAFAEVERGDLTRFRSVDALFEDLHADD, from the coding sequence ATGGCTGTCAGTCGCATGGTCCAGGCCCGAGTGCCGGGCGAGATTCAGGAAGCCGCGAACCAGGTCATTCACGCGGCCGGGCTGACGGTGAGTGATGTGGTTCGCGTGCTGATGACGCGGATTGCCCAGGACAAGGTGATTCCGGCCGCGCTGTTTCAGCCTAATGCGGAGACGTTGGCGGCGTTTGCCGAGGTCGAGCGTGGGGATCTGACGCGCTTCAGGTCTGTTGATGCGTTGTTCGAAGATCTCCATGCGGACGATTGA